In one Nostoc sp. KVJ3 genomic region, the following are encoded:
- a CDS encoding NACHT domain-containing protein: MAKPSLKASPKGLQQAHEAFTKREFTQESLAAQLGCNRSVISKFFNGDNIWEKYFNNICEALEIDYQEIVYGYLPPSVQDLVEKVRTQVKELTQELCGTMRILDMTQPIELSQIYTDVNILEKLTALRRKTIDELLKECGYEDFDRFGLGKVVEKRVLGVKAVEKYKKLIVLGKPGAGKTTFLRYLAIQCNQGIFQPNLVPIFIPLKYFAEDPDQPSLFEYIRQQYSGCDVTEEELSELFKQGSALILLDGLDEVNAEYQEHTLKEVRSFSRIYFDNHFVIACRIAAWEYTFDKFTEVEIADFDDKQINEFASNWFKNKSVKSDKFIKCLKKNNRVYQLAVTPLLLTLLCLVFEESASLPNNRSESYHEGLDVLLKKWDAKRGIHRDQIYEKLSLPRKKDLLRQIAYSTFEKEKYFFTSLEVKIILKKYIEKISSPDSDSSISQGDIEELLKAMEAQHGVIIERAKGIYSFSHLTFHEYFVAKRIVSLIPQTLDEELHHNEDFKTDDNFLNNQVDKKLIINQKLQKDQEELQKLVKHLTNSKWREIFLLVAEILLDASNFFRLMKEKADQILEGKDNLQKYLKLVNKKSQSLLHPFQIKDNLEARKFYAAIRAFYYDIDYDIDPDRQLCFLLEPRTKYLTCGNCFTRILKDINSLEEGIIHAKKYDDMAEETSVKVINATSADEIMKIAVNYGIQSQKIRQDNRKELEKIMSDFFEINNTMQENEERLKHGADKVREVASKKLLADQMLGVSFKDFNEEDQESLKDYYYANRLLIDCLLQTDCLVSIQVRDEILETLFLPKLI; encoded by the coding sequence ATGGCAAAACCCTCTTTGAAAGCATCTCCAAAAGGACTCCAGCAAGCACATGAGGCTTTTACCAAGCGAGAATTCACGCAAGAGTCTCTAGCTGCTCAATTGGGTTGCAACCGTTCTGTTATCAGTAAGTTTTTTAACGGCGATAACATTTGGGAAAAGTACTTTAACAACATTTGTGAAGCATTAGAAATTGATTACCAAGAGATTGTGTATGGATATTTACCACCTTCAGTTCAAGATTTAGTTGAAAAGGTGCGGACTCAGGTAAAAGAACTAACCCAAGAATTATGCGGAACGATGCGTATATTAGATATGACGCAACCGATTGAGTTGAGTCAAATCTATACCGATGTGAATATTTTGGAGAAGCTAACAGCACTCCGACGTAAAACAATTGATGAATTACTTAAAGAATGTGGATATGAAGATTTTGACAGATTTGGATTGGGTAAAGTTGTAGAAAAGCGAGTTCTTGGCGTAAAAGCAGTTGAAAAATATAAAAAATTAATTGTACTAGGAAAGCCGGGGGCTGGTAAAACTACCTTTTTAAGATATCTAGCAATTCAGTGCAATCAGGGTATTTTTCAACCTAATCTTGTGCCTATTTTTATCCCTCTAAAATATTTTGCTGAAGATCCAGACCAACCTAGTTTATTTGAATATATTAGGCAGCAGTACTCTGGATGTGACGTAACAGAAGAAGAACTGAGCGAATTATTTAAGCAGGGTTCTGCTCTGATTTTACTGGATGGATTAGATGAAGTTAACGCCGAATATCAAGAGCATACTTTAAAAGAAGTTAGAAGTTTTTCTCGGATATATTTTGACAATCATTTTGTCATTGCTTGTCGAATCGCGGCATGGGAGTATACTTTTGATAAATTCACAGAAGTAGAGATAGCTGATTTTGATGATAAACAAATAAATGAATTCGCTAGCAATTGGTTCAAGAATAAATCAGTCAAATCAGACAAGTTTATTAAGTGTCTAAAGAAAAATAATCGTGTCTATCAATTAGCCGTCACTCCTCTGTTACTAACTCTTCTATGCTTAGTATTTGAAGAATCTGCTAGTTTACCCAATAATCGTTCAGAAAGTTACCATGAGGGATTAGATGTTTTATTAAAAAAATGGGATGCCAAACGTGGAATTCATCGAGACCAAATTTATGAAAAATTATCGCTTCCACGCAAAAAAGATTTACTCCGTCAAATTGCTTACAGTACTTTTGAAAAAGAGAAGTATTTTTTCACATCATTAGAAGTCAAGATCATTCTGAAAAAATATATCGAAAAAATATCAAGTCCTGATAGTGATTCAAGTATTTCACAGGGAGATATTGAAGAGCTTTTGAAAGCTATGGAAGCTCAACATGGAGTTATAATTGAGCGAGCTAAAGGAATTTATTCATTTTCTCATCTTACTTTCCATGAGTATTTTGTTGCCAAAAGAATTGTTAGTTTAATTCCACAAACCTTAGATGAAGAATTACATCATAATGAAGACTTTAAAACTGATGATAATTTTCTAAATAATCAAGTTGATAAGAAATTAATAATTAATCAAAAACTACAAAAAGATCAAGAGGAATTACAAAAGCTAGTTAAACATCTAACAAACTCCAAATGGAGGGAGATTTTTCTCCTAGTAGCAGAGATATTACTAGATGCTAGCAACTTTTTTAGATTGATGAAGGAGAAAGCCGATCAAATTTTAGAGGGTAAAGATAATCTACAGAAATATCTGAAGCTTGTAAATAAAAAGTCTCAATCGCTACTGCACCCATTTCAGATAAAAGATAATCTGGAAGCAAGGAAATTTTATGCTGCTATTCGTGCATTTTATTATGACATTGATTATGATATCGATCCAGATAGACAGCTTTGTTTTTTGTTGGAACCACGAACAAAGTACTTGACTTGCGGTAATTGTTTTACTCGTATACTTAAGGATATTAATAGCTTGGAAGAAGGGATTATTCATGCCAAAAAATATGACGACATGGCTGAGGAAACAAGCGTAAAAGTAATTAATGCAACTTCTGCTGATGAAATCATGAAAATTGCTGTTAATTATGGTATCCAATCCCAAAAAATACGGCAAGATAATCGAAAAGAACTAGAGAAGATAATGAGTGATTTTTTTGAAATAAATAATACTATGCAAGAAAATGAAGAGAGATTAAAGCACGGTGCAGATAAAGTTAGAGAAGTCGCAAGTAAAAAACTATTAGCCGATCAGATGTTAGGAGTTAGTTTTAAAGATTTTAATGAAGAAGACCAAGAAAGCCTTAAAGATTATTATTATGCCAATAGGCTATTAATAGACTGTCTGCTTCAAACAGATTGCCTTGTTAGTATTCAAGTGCGAGATGAAATTCTGGAAACATTATTCTTGCCCAAACTTATATAA
- a CDS encoding iron-containing redox enzyme family protein, translating into MLLNSSSDRAVNLKPSFITPQSPEKAQTLSQQIVYLLSNAHLMLPEAETIHNTLQRDLSIMLHSAFTDEESVALLEIHKTLYAIYEVSISHPLSPICIHEHSPWLLTIRNQIENAWLNYELPRIQKQLPSPSEAKHPKLLRDWFLEQAHTESDIDQCLLNFLKSQASIEQFNIFILSDATLNYRFCDALALAQLHFSETVKAEIVRNMWDECGHGVAEKAHTRQFTQMLASLGLQQPTLPIWEDWRPYAGHNLYFCFALNRKHYFKGIGSLGMPEIFDPNRNRAVVAGLERLYSDARVKCEYFYDHIEVDEIHGSGWLNNAIVPIVEVQPEAGLELAIGGALRMEAMRRYNQYLAVRLGV; encoded by the coding sequence ATGCTATTAAATTCATCAAGTGACCGAGCAGTTAACTTAAAACCTTCTTTTATAACTCCTCAATCTCCAGAGAAGGCACAGACATTATCACAACAAATTGTCTATCTTCTTTCTAATGCTCACCTGATGCTTCCAGAAGCTGAGACAATCCATAACACCTTACAGCGAGATTTGTCAATAATGCTGCATTCAGCATTTACTGATGAAGAATCTGTAGCACTTTTGGAAATTCATAAAACTCTTTATGCTATCTACGAAGTAAGTATTAGCCACCCTCTATCACCAATTTGTATACACGAACATAGCCCCTGGTTATTAACAATTCGTAATCAAATTGAAAATGCATGGCTTAATTATGAACTGCCACGCATTCAAAAACAATTGCCATCTCCATCTGAAGCAAAACACCCAAAATTACTTCGTGATTGGTTTCTTGAACAGGCACACACAGAATCAGATATCGATCAATGCTTATTAAACTTTTTAAAAAGCCAAGCTTCTATTGAGCAATTCAATATATTTATACTCTCAGATGCGACTTTAAACTATCGTTTTTGCGATGCCTTAGCTTTAGCACAACTCCACTTTTCAGAGACAGTGAAAGCTGAAATCGTTCGTAATATGTGGGATGAGTGTGGTCATGGAGTAGCAGAGAAGGCACACACTAGGCAGTTCACGCAGATGCTTGCTTCCCTTGGTCTACAGCAACCAACACTCCCCATTTGGGAAGACTGGCGACCCTACGCAGGTCATAACCTGTACTTTTGCTTCGCTTTGAACCGGAAACACTATTTTAAGGGAATTGGAAGTTTAGGGATGCCGGAAATTTTTGACCCAAATCGCAATCGTGCAGTTGTTGCTGGTTTAGAACGCCTATATTCGGATGCACGGGTAAAATGCGAATATTTTTACGACCATATAGAAGTAGATGAGATACATGGTTCAGGCTGGCTGAATAATGCAATCGTTCCTATCGTTGAAGTACAACCAGAAGCAGGATTGGAACTGGCTATAGGAGGTGCGCTTCGCATGGAAGCTATGAGGCGCTACAACCAGTATCTGGCAGTCAGGTTAGGGGTATGA